A genome region from Gossypium hirsutum isolate 1008001.06 chromosome A04, Gossypium_hirsutum_v2.1, whole genome shotgun sequence includes the following:
- the LOC107948231 gene encoding DEAD-box ATP-dependent RNA helicase 37 produces the protein MRTSWADSVANSASEIAVSDNSSVPRPTRSTYVPPHLRNRQASDAPNLPGPATERAAFTGTAGGSLGSRWSSGPPKPEMGRPGPGYGYAGAVAVAGRGGSGGGWNNRSRGWDRREREVNPFDDDVDDKTDDAEQAFSEQENTGINFDAYEDIPVETSGENVPPPVNTFAEIDLGDLLNQNIRRCKYVRPTPIQRHAIPIALAGRDLMACAQTGSGKTAAFCFPIISGIMREQYVQRPRVARTVYPLALILSPTRELSCQIQDEAKKFSYQTGVKVVVAYGGAPINQQLRELERGVDILVATPGRLVDLLERARLSLQMIRYLALDEADRMLDMGFEPQIRKIVEQMDMPNRGVRQTMLFSATFPREIQRLASDFLSNYIFLAVGRVGSSTDLIVQRVEFVHESDKRSHLMDLLHAQRENGAHGKQALTLVFVETKKGADSLEHWLCINGFPATTIHGDRTQQERELALRSFKTGKTPILVATDVAARGLDIPHVAHVINFDLPNDIDDYVHRIGRTGRAGKSGLATAFFNEGNLSLARPLAELMQEASQEVPAWLTRYASRAPYGGSKGRRSGGGRFGGRDFRRESSFGKNLDYYGGGGNSGSGYGVPSSNYGGGYAPGVASAWD, from the exons ATGAGAACTTCGTGGGCAGATTCTGTTGCAAACTCTGCATCTGAAATTGCAGTTTCAGACAATAGCTCCGTACCTCGTCCAACTCGATCCACTTATGTCCCGCCCCACCTTCGTAACCGTCAAGCTTCGGACGCACCTAACCTGCCAGGTCCGGCTACTGAGAGGGCAGCTTTTACTGGAACCGCTGGTGGGTCCCTGGGCTCCCGATGGAGCAGCGGCCCGCCTAAGCCCGAAATGGGGCGGCCTGGTCCGGGTTATGGTTACGCTGGAGCTGTAGCTGTAGCTGGACGAGGTGGCAGCGGCGGTGGTTGGAATAATAGAAGCAGAGGTTGGGATAGGAGAGAAAGGGAAGTAAACCCatttgatgatgatgttgatgataagACTGATGATGCCGAACAAGCTTTTAGTGAGCAAGAGAACACGGGGATCAACTTTGATGCTTACGAGGATATTCCGGTGGAAACCAGTGGTGAAAATGTACCCCCTCCTGTAAATACATTTGCCGAAATAGATTTAGGGGACCTGTTGAATCAAAATATTAGAAGGTGCAAGTATGTGAGACCCACTCCCATTCAACGCCATGCTATCCCTATAGCATTAGCTGGAAGGGATCTAATGGCTTGTGCTCAAACCGGGTCAGGGAAGACAGCTGCTTTTTGCTTTCCAATTATTAGTGGCATTATGCGGGAGCAGTATGTTCAGAGACCACGTGTAGCACGAACCGTTTACCCTCTTGCTCTCATTCTATCACCCACCAGGGAGCTTTCTTGTCAG ATACAAGACGAGGCCAAAAAGTTCTCATATCAAACTGGTGTCAAAGTGGTGGTTGCCTATGGAGGAGCACCAATTAATCAACAG TTGCGAGAGCTGGAGAGAGGAGTTGATATTCTTGTGGCAACTCCAGGACGATTAGTTGATTTGCTAGAGAGAGCTAGATTATCATTGCAGATGATTAGGTACTTGGCCCTTGATGAGGCAGATCGGATGCTTGATATGGGTTTTGAACCACAAATCAGAAAGATAGTGGAGCAAATGGACATGCCTAATCGGGGTGTCAGACAGACAATGCTGTTTAGTGCCACCTTTCCAAGAGAGATACAG AGACTTGCCtctgattttctttcaaattacaTATTCTTAGCCGTTGGGAGGGTTGGTTCAAGTACAGATTTGATTGTTCAAAGGGTTGAATTTGTTCATGAGTCTGATAAGAGGAGCCATCTCATGGATCTTCTGCATGCACAGAGGGAAAATGGAGCTCATGGCAAG CAAGCTTTGACATTAGTTTTTGTGGAGACCAAAAAGGGAGCTGACTCATTGGAACATTGGTTGTGCATTAATGGATTCCCAGCGACAACCATTCATGGTGATAGGACTCAGCAG GAAAGGGAACTGGCATTAAGATCTTTCAAGACTGGAAAGACCCCAATTTTGGTAGCAACTGATGTGGCTGCTCGTGGTCTTGATATACCCCATGTAGCTCATGTGATCAACTTTGATCTTCCCAATGATATTGATGATTATGTCCATCGGATTGGAAGGACAGGGCGTGCTGGTAAATCAGGATTGGCTACAGCTTTCTTTAATGAGGGCAATTTGTCCCTGGCGAGGCCTCTAGCTGAGCTGATGCAAGAAGCAAGTCAAGAGGTACCTGCTTGGCTCACCCGTTATGCATCCCGAGCTCCTTATGGAGGTAGCAAAGGTCGACGATCTGGGGGAGGGCGTTTTGGTGGGCGTGATTTCAGAAGGGAAAGTTCATTTGGTAAGAATCTGGATTACTACGGTGGAGGAGGGAATAGTGGTAGTGGATATGGAGTTCCTTCTAGCAATTATGGTGGAGGATATGCTCCCGGGGTGGCAAGTGCTTGGGATTAG